A single genomic interval of Cellulosilyticum sp. I15G10I2 harbors:
- a CDS encoding LysM peptidoglycan-binding domain-containing protein yields MTRVNSKKVIALKPDRRRRRRPRSSSRIIGLAVVVAIGIGLFLGFRPNAYQVMIQGKSIGAIKEKKILDTAKETVAAQLESLYGTEVKFEEEVELKKYRAKKRDYIDPSYLITYMRKNMNVLIAFKEIIVDGKVIGIVASDDDLEVLKESLKKAYYGNKDVEVDFGKKVETKQVFAKEADLINHDLLVEKCTATTPKIVEYEVKSGDSLWLVADKLGVTTENIIKENPKFSESNVLRIGEMIKAKVNEPLLPLVVIEKDTQEEGAEDQNKEIEKEA; encoded by the coding sequence ATGACGCGGGTAAACAGCAAAAAAGTAATTGCCTTAAAGCCAGACAGGAGAAGACGCAGAAGACCCAGGAGTAGTAGCAGAATAATAGGACTGGCTGTAGTTGTGGCGATAGGGATCGGATTATTTTTAGGATTCAGACCTAATGCTTATCAAGTGATGATACAAGGCAAAAGTATAGGGGCTATTAAAGAGAAAAAAATACTTGATACTGCGAAAGAAACCGTTGCGGCCCAGCTTGAAAGCCTCTATGGTACAGAGGTTAAATTTGAAGAGGAAGTAGAACTTAAAAAGTATCGGGCTAAAAAAAGGGATTATATCGATCCAAGCTATTTAATTACTTATATGAGAAAAAATATGAATGTGCTTATTGCGTTTAAAGAGATAATAGTAGATGGAAAAGTTATAGGGATTGTTGCATCTGATGATGATCTGGAGGTACTTAAAGAGTCCTTAAAAAAAGCCTACTATGGCAATAAGGACGTAGAAGTTGACTTTGGTAAAAAAGTAGAGACAAAGCAAGTTTTTGCCAAGGAAGCTGATCTTATAAATCATGATCTGCTTGTAGAAAAGTGTACGGCAACTACGCCCAAAATAGTAGAATATGAAGTAAAAAGTGGGGATAGTTTATGGCTGGTAGCGGATAAACTAGGTGTTACAACAGAAAATATTATCAAGGAAAACCCTAAGTTTTCTGAAAGTAACGTATTAAGAATAGGGGAAATGATAAAAGCAAAAGTAAATGAACCGCTTCTGCCTCTTGTTGTTATTGAAAAAGACACACAAGAAGAGGGCGCAGAAGATCAAAATAAAGAAATTGAGAAGGAGGCATAG
- a CDS encoding S-layer homology domain-containing protein: MNKKMITKAVVLVGVLVLSTVNTLAATFKDVSQTHWAYTNITDMQKRGIMLSNSAGEFLPNAAMNFFETADVLAKATGYVDVNVNQNIDATFKQQIINNSAVQKPVIAVYETKFTSWDKRYNEQIAYLLGRGYLQKSELDKFVSKGADQKEVKPVVTKQELAVFIVRLLGKEETAKTTYTTAGFSDEALILQANKPHIAYLKAIGLVNPDAKGLFNANAQVTRALCAKMVGDALTYKEKQTAASSFSKVTKIIPKGDTEHWIILEQNGKTDYYAIKNTTKVTDLSGKEVAIASIPLESQAAVVIATENNVKYITSMKLQSVTNGTGAANGAGTVTGTITRIGSNGDLALLLADESTKNYFVDTNCIVMLGQESVTINELKLGDSVRATILSDTITKIEIQTGSTGSGIADLSDGEVTAKTLRAEGHGLSLKQGTRTTNIVIDRKVAVTRNNKQAAFGDIKIGDKIKIVRQEGSIIEVIATGTKATITGQVSSVYIAAVPQVTIKTSESAQTFIISDTTEIYDNNQRTEVALRDVRLGQNVELLIESKEVVSLVIQRGTSGVRYAGVVQAIGSNIEYIDVLVDYDPLTETSRVIKRVKTSAGVPIELRGKPEHRSLLDVGMGVVITYKYLDDAVPEKVLIIE, encoded by the coding sequence TTACAGACATGCAAAAACGAGGCATTATGCTTTCAAATAGTGCAGGAGAGTTTCTTCCAAATGCAGCAATGAACTTCTTTGAAACAGCCGATGTACTGGCTAAAGCAACAGGTTATGTAGATGTGAATGTCAATCAAAATATAGATGCTACATTTAAACAGCAAATTATAAATAATTCAGCAGTTCAGAAACCAGTTATAGCAGTTTATGAAACTAAGTTTACCAGCTGGGATAAACGCTATAATGAACAAATTGCTTATTTACTCGGCCGGGGCTATCTTCAAAAATCGGAACTTGATAAATTTGTGTCTAAAGGTGCAGATCAAAAAGAAGTTAAGCCAGTTGTAACAAAACAGGAGCTAGCAGTATTTATTGTAAGACTCTTAGGTAAAGAAGAGACAGCTAAAACAACTTATACAACAGCTGGTTTTTCTGATGAGGCGCTTATCTTACAGGCTAATAAGCCTCATATAGCTTATCTTAAAGCCATTGGTCTTGTAAATCCAGATGCCAAAGGATTATTTAATGCAAATGCGCAAGTTACAAGAGCATTATGTGCCAAAATGGTAGGAGATGCCCTTACATATAAAGAAAAACAAACAGCAGCAAGCAGCTTCTCAAAAGTAACAAAGATCATACCAAAAGGAGATACCGAACACTGGATCATCCTTGAGCAAAACGGCAAAACAGATTACTATGCGATCAAAAACACAACAAAAGTCACTGATCTTAGCGGAAAAGAAGTCGCAATAGCAAGTATACCACTTGAGTCTCAGGCAGCTGTAGTGATCGCTACAGAAAATAACGTTAAGTACATAACAAGCATGAAGCTTCAAAGTGTCACAAATGGTACAGGTGCTGCAAATGGTGCTGGGACTGTTACAGGAACGATTACAAGAATCGGATCAAACGGCGATCTTGCCCTATTACTTGCAGATGAAAGTACCAAAAATTATTTTGTAGATACCAATTGTATTGTTATGCTCGGCCAAGAAAGTGTTACAATAAATGAACTTAAGTTAGGAGATAGTGTAAGAGCGACGATACTCTCAGATACTATTACGAAGATAGAGATCCAGACTGGATCAACAGGCAGTGGTATAGCGGATCTTTCTGATGGTGAGGTAACAGCAAAGACACTTAGAGCAGAAGGACATGGCCTTTCTCTTAAACAAGGAACAAGAACAACCAACATAGTGATTGATAGAAAGGTTGCAGTGACAAGAAATAATAAACAAGCAGCTTTTGGAGATATAAAAATAGGGGATAAGATTAAGATTGTTAGACAAGAAGGAAGTATTATAGAGGTGATAGCTACAGGGACCAAGGCAACTATCACTGGACAAGTAAGTTCTGTTTATATCGCAGCGGTGCCACAGGTTACGATAAAAACAAGTGAAAGTGCTCAGACTTTTATTATCAGCGATACGACAGAAATATACGATAATAATCAAAGAACAGAAGTTGCATTAAGAGATGTCAGACTTGGACAGAATGTAGAACTCTTGATCGAAAGTAAGGAAGTCGTATCACTGGTGATTCAAAGAGGGACAAGCGGCGTAAGATATGCAGGCGTGGTTCAAGCGATAGGCAGCAACATAGAATACATAGATGTACTTGTAGATTATGATCCTCTTACAGAAACGAGCAGAGTCATAAAAAGAGTGAAAACCTCTGCGGGAGTGCCAATAGAGCTAAGAGGTAAACCAGAACATAGATCATTGTTAGATGTAGGGATGGGAGTCGTTATTACTTATAAATATTTAGATGATGCTGTTCCAGAAAAAGTCCTAATAATAGAATAA
- a CDS encoding response regulator — protein MQIIAVIEDEKAISDIIKYNLEKEGYKVYTAYDGEEGLQVINEKSPDLIMLDIMMPKLDGFEVCKRVRQTKNTPIIMLTARAEEIDKVLGLELGADDYITKPFGMRELIARVKANLRRVGSAAAVAAGDANLLVEDHLSMDLSKYEVSKGGVPLELTLREFELLKFLWLEKGKVFSREHLLEKVWGYEYYGDVRTVDVTVRRLREKIEDDASKAGYVLTKRGIGYYFRG, from the coding sequence ATGCAGATAATAGCTGTAATAGAAGACGAAAAAGCGATATCAGACATTATCAAATACAACTTGGAAAAAGAAGGCTATAAGGTCTATACAGCATATGACGGCGAAGAAGGTCTTCAGGTGATTAATGAGAAAAGTCCAGACCTTATTATGCTTGATATCATGATGCCAAAGTTGGATGGTTTTGAAGTGTGTAAAAGAGTAAGGCAGACTAAAAATACGCCGATCATTATGCTTACAGCAAGAGCTGAAGAAATAGATAAGGTATTGGGGCTTGAGCTCGGGGCGGATGATTATATTACAAAGCCTTTTGGCATGAGAGAGCTTATTGCAAGGGTTAAAGCAAATCTAAGAAGAGTGGGCAGCGCTGCAGCTGTGGCTGCGGGAGATGCAAATCTTTTAGTTGAAGATCATTTGAGCATGGATTTGTCTAAATATGAAGTTTCTAAAGGCGGGGTACCGCTGGAGCTGACCCTAAGAGAGTTTGAACTGCTCAAATTTTTATGGCTTGAGAAGGGAAAAGTTTTTTCAAGAGAACATCTTTTAGAAAAGGTTTGGGGTTATGAATATTACGGAGATGTGAGAACTGTTGATGTTACAGTAAGACGTTTAAGAGAAAAAATAGAGGATGATGCCTCAAAAGCAGGTTATGTACTTACAAAAAGAGGGATAGGATACTATTTTAGAGGTTAA
- the yycI gene encoding two-component system regulatory protein YycI, with the protein MNAGKVLTRLIQVFLAINILLLMMNVIRITTSYVLGRDRITNITSILSSRDISIDVPLPRVFIPQRKGAIIIPESTTEAREQIVKSLLSPNLEDILISTENSSNSNKKPNRIYTRNGTSITFAGDNITYRNANIRADQPIKLRAAKSMSWRFIHKAGLKKVFKNAFVEVISQEEETVLIYYPRFENIPIFDSYITFHIAKDGIIEAFMHMANIESLRIINTRYTIYPIDIVLFGIEDNLDLEKPVRITNIVLGYHALNAEGMDILQQEIVPTYKISIDGLNEPLFVNAYTNKEIK; encoded by the coding sequence ATGAATGCGGGCAAGGTATTAACGAGGCTGATACAAGTGTTTTTGGCAATTAATATCTTATTACTAATGATGAATGTTATTAGAATTACAACGTCTTATGTGCTAGGTAGAGACAGAATAACTAATATTACATCCATATTAAGTAGCAGAGATATCAGCATTGATGTGCCGCTCCCTAGAGTTTTTATTCCTCAGAGAAAAGGGGCCATTATTATTCCGGAAAGCACCACAGAAGCCAGGGAACAAATCGTTAAGTCGCTTCTTTCTCCAAATCTTGAAGATATTCTTATTTCCACTGAAAATAGCAGCAATAGTAATAAGAAGCCTAATAGAATCTATACGAGAAATGGCACCTCTATTACTTTTGCAGGAGATAATATTACTTACCGCAATGCAAATATTAGAGCGGATCAACCCATCAAGTTAAGAGCGGCTAAAAGTATGAGCTGGCGATTTATTCACAAGGCGGGACTTAAGAAAGTTTTTAAGAACGCCTTTGTTGAGGTTATAAGCCAAGAAGAAGAGACTGTGCTGATTTATTATCCTCGATTTGAAAACATTCCTATTTTTGATAGTTATATTACGTTTCATATTGCTAAGGACGGGATAATAGAGGCGTTTATGCATATGGCCAACATTGAATCATTAAGAATTATTAATACAAGATATACTATTTATCCTATAGATATCGTTTTATTTGGCATTGAAGATAATTTAGATCTTGAAAAACCAGTTCGCATTACCAACATCGTATTAGGATACCACGCACTTAATGCAGAAGGGATGGATATTCTGCAGCAGGAGATTGTACCCACGTATAAGATTTCAATCGATGGTTTAAATGAGCCGTTATTTGTTAATGCTTATACTAACAAAGAAATAAAATAA
- a CDS encoding UDP-N-acetylglucosamine 1-carboxyvinyltransferase, which produces MSELCIRGGKRLIGDVTINGAKNAAVAILPAALLVDGISEIENLPYIDDVIKVKEAMEGLGAVTEFIDAHTLKVDASTVYDYNATQDYIGNIRASYYLIGALLGRFKKAEVAMPGGCNFGVRPIDQHIKGFEALGAKVVIEHGMIKAYADRLVGTKIYLDVVSVGATINIMLAAVLAEGTTLIENAAKEPHVVDVANFLNMMGAEVKGAGTDVIRIKGVERLSGGKYSAIPDQIEAGTYMMAAAITGGDVYVRNIIPEHMYSVSLKMIEMGIEIEEGDDYVRVIAPEILKATNVKTLPHPGFPTDLQPQMAVLLSVAKGTSTIIEGVWDNRFQYVDELTRTGANIKVDGRMAVVEGVSTLSCAKLAATDLRAGAAMIIAGLRAEGGETVITNVKYIDRGYETIEKKLAALGADIQRRPSKVTEEDC; this is translated from the coding sequence TTGAGCGAGTTGTGTATACGTGGTGGTAAACGCCTTATTGGAGATGTAACCATTAATGGAGCTAAAAATGCGGCAGTAGCTATTTTGCCAGCGGCTCTTTTAGTAGATGGTATTAGTGAAATAGAAAACTTACCTTATATAGATGATGTTATAAAAGTAAAAGAAGCCATGGAAGGATTGGGTGCAGTTACTGAGTTTATTGACGCGCATACCCTTAAAGTAGATGCTTCTACTGTTTATGATTATAATGCAACTCAAGATTATATAGGGAATATAAGAGCATCCTATTATTTAATAGGTGCACTTTTGGGTAGATTTAAAAAAGCTGAAGTTGCCATGCCTGGAGGCTGTAACTTCGGGGTTAGACCTATAGATCAACATATTAAAGGCTTTGAAGCATTAGGCGCAAAGGTTGTTATAGAACATGGCATGATTAAAGCTTATGCAGACAGACTTGTGGGTACAAAGATATATCTAGACGTAGTAAGTGTGGGGGCGACGATTAATATTATGCTTGCAGCCGTACTTGCAGAAGGGACGACCCTTATCGAAAATGCAGCCAAAGAACCTCACGTGGTAGATGTTGCCAACTTCTTGAATATGATGGGGGCAGAGGTTAAGGGCGCAGGGACAGATGTGATCCGTATTAAAGGCGTTGAAAGACTCTCAGGCGGCAAGTATTCAGCAATCCCAGATCAGATTGAAGCTGGGACCTATATGATGGCCGCTGCTATTACTGGGGGCGATGTTTATGTACGTAATATTATTCCAGAGCATATGTATTCAGTAAGTCTTAAGATGATAGAGATGGGTATTGAGATCGAAGAGGGGGATGATTATGTAAGAGTCATCGCACCAGAGATCTTAAAGGCCACTAATGTTAAGACCCTGCCTCATCCTGGCTTTCCGACAGATCTTCAGCCACAGATGGCAGTACTCCTTAGTGTAGCTAAAGGAACAAGTACAATCATAGAAGGTGTCTGGGATAATCGTTTTCAATACGTTGATGAATTAACACGTACTGGCGCCAATATTAAAGTGGATGGACGTATGGCCGTGGTAGAAGGTGTATCTACGCTTAGTTGTGCAAAGCTTGCAGCAACAGACCTGCGTGCGGGAGCTGCAATGATCATAGCAGGGCTAAGAGCAGAAGGCGGCGAGACCGTTATTACAAATGTCAAATATATTGACAGAGGCTACGAGACCATAGAAAAAAAACTAGCAGCCCTCGGTGCAGATATACAAAGAAGACCTAGTAAAGTCACAGAAGAAGACTGTTAA
- a CDS encoding ATP-binding protein, which translates to MRTSIQLKIIMIYLSVIVIVMMVIGTFIVYKIEERDYQSIQTDLEKIAAEMEVRLNWQTGISNSEDIKNKMPILNENHIYILDPQGRVTLGTNADLQVGDTVKSEVVIRAINTRRPATAGIMHFANKRTGPKYTDHARPVNDPITNEITAVIYVSASIERVYENMEEVMKTISLGAIVAMSITGMFGFAFSKMITSPIKQLTTSAKKLAAGDLIKRIPIESNDEIGELTQSFNYMATQLGNTMEAIISEKNKLEKIFEHMADGVMAFDREGVLIHTNSICYEMLGALNMNHRFDYIFPKLGMKVSFDELIEGEGAVVAEEMLVINGKYLSMHFAPYVSAKDEPDGLVVVMQDVTKQQKLDQMRKEFVANVSHELRTPLTTVKSYTETLMDGAIDDKELAMNFLGVMDKEADRMTTLVHDLLELSRIDNNQIQLNFRKLDIKHLVEETIEAQTIHINKKGHKLIYETDGAADYFIDGDGVRIKQVLHNILSNAIKYSIDPGTIHIKIFKGSDIAICIKDTGIGIPMQDLDRIFERFYRVDKARSRKMGGTGLGLSIAKELVELHGGTIKISSKVGRGTTVTLHFMPSAI; encoded by the coding sequence ATGAGAACAAGCATACAGCTAAAAATCATTATGATTTATTTATCTGTCATAGTTATTGTAATGATGGTTATTGGTACTTTTATCGTTTATAAAATCGAAGAAAGAGACTACCAAAGTATTCAGACGGATCTTGAGAAAATCGCAGCAGAGATGGAAGTACGTCTTAACTGGCAGACGGGCATTTCTAACTCAGAAGATATTAAAAATAAGATGCCTATTCTTAATGAGAATCATATTTATATTTTAGATCCGCAGGGTCGGGTAACGCTTGGCACCAATGCGGATCTGCAAGTCGGTGATACGGTTAAATCAGAAGTGGTTATACGGGCAATCAATACGAGGCGTCCGGCTACTGCAGGGATTATGCATTTTGCAAACAAAAGAACTGGGCCTAAATATACAGATCATGCAAGACCGGTTAATGACCCTATAACAAATGAGATCACAGCAGTTATTTATGTCTCGGCAAGTATAGAGCGGGTGTATGAGAATATGGAAGAAGTCATGAAAACCATCTCCCTAGGTGCAATTGTTGCAATGAGTATTACGGGGATGTTTGGTTTTGCTTTTTCAAAAATGATCACATCCCCTATTAAGCAGCTGACAACAAGTGCAAAGAAGCTTGCAGCAGGAGATCTGATTAAGCGTATTCCAATAGAATCCAATGATGAAATCGGAGAACTTACCCAGAGTTTTAACTATATGGCGACGCAGCTTGGTAATACAATGGAAGCTATTATTAGCGAAAAAAATAAGCTGGAAAAGATATTTGAACATATGGCCGATGGGGTCATGGCTTTTGATAGGGAAGGGGTGCTGATTCATACAAACTCCATCTGTTATGAGATGCTGGGGGCACTTAATATGAACCATCGTTTTGATTATATCTTTCCTAAACTCGGCATGAAAGTATCTTTTGATGAATTAATAGAAGGTGAAGGGGCTGTGGTGGCTGAAGAGATGCTGGTGATTAATGGTAAGTACCTTAGTATGCATTTTGCGCCTTATGTCAGTGCAAAAGACGAGCCGGATGGTCTCGTTGTTGTGATGCAGGATGTAACGAAGCAGCAAAAGCTTGATCAGATGAGAAAAGAGTTTGTGGCGAATGTATCCCATGAGCTTAGAACACCGCTGACCACTGTTAAGAGCTATACGGAAACCCTAATGGATGGGGCTATTGATGATAAAGAGTTGGCTATGAATTTCCTCGGCGTTATGGATAAAGAAGCAGATCGTATGACAACACTTGTTCATGATCTTCTGGAACTATCAAGGATTGATAATAATCAAATTCAGCTGAACTTTAGAAAACTTGATATTAAGCACTTAGTAGAAGAAACGATTGAAGCACAGACGATTCATATTAATAAAAAAGGGCATAAGCTGATTTATGAAACAGATGGGGCAGCGGATTATTTTATTGATGGAGATGGCGTCAGAATCAAGCAGGTGCTCCATAATATTCTTTCAAATGCGATTAAGTATAGTATAGATCCTGGAACTATTCATATTAAGATCTTTAAGGGCTCTGATATTGCCATTTGTATTAAAGATACGGGGATAGGTATTCCTATGCAGGATTTAGATCGGATCTTTGAAAGGTTTTATCGGGTTGATAAAGCCAGATCTCGGAAAATGGGAGGGACAGGACTTGGGTTATCTATCGCTAAAGAACTGGTAGAACTCCATGGCGGTACGATCAAGATAAGCAGCAAGGTCGGACGGGGTACAACGGTTACCTTGCATTTTATGCCTTCTGCTATTTAG